Proteins from one Pontibacter korlensis genomic window:
- the dusB gene encoding tRNA dihydrouridine synthase DusB produces MVKIANIELGEFPLLLAPMEDVSDPPFRKVCKANGADLMYTEFISSEGLIRDAAKSVQKLDIFDYERPIGIQIFGSDIESMREAAIVSAQAGPDLIDINYGCPVKNVACKGAGAALLRDIPKMVKMTEEIVKATDLPVTVKTRLGWDENTKYIVETAERLQDIGIKALSIHGRTRVQMYKGEADWSLIAEVKNNPRMHIPIFGNGDIDSPQKALEYSNKYGVDGIMIGRASIGYPWIFNEIKHYMNTGEILPGPTLEERVEVCRQHFTHSLEWKGDKLGIFEMRRHYTNYFRGLPHFKPLRMKLVQSEDIQEIYDTLDEIAQTMSYVES; encoded by the coding sequence TTGGTAAAGATTGCTAACATAGAGCTAGGAGAGTTTCCGTTACTACTCGCACCAATGGAGGACGTGAGTGATCCGCCGTTCCGTAAAGTGTGTAAAGCCAACGGTGCCGACCTTATGTACACGGAGTTTATCTCCTCTGAGGGTTTGATACGTGATGCCGCCAAAAGTGTGCAAAAACTCGACATTTTTGACTACGAGCGCCCTATTGGTATACAGATTTTCGGATCTGATATTGAGTCGATGCGTGAGGCCGCTATTGTATCGGCACAGGCAGGCCCAGACCTAATCGATATTAACTATGGCTGCCCTGTAAAGAATGTAGCCTGTAAAGGTGCTGGAGCTGCTTTGCTGCGCGATATTCCTAAAATGGTAAAAATGACCGAGGAAATCGTAAAAGCGACTGACTTGCCTGTTACAGTAAAGACACGCCTGGGCTGGGACGAGAACACCAAGTACATTGTAGAGACAGCTGAGCGTCTGCAGGATATCGGCATAAAAGCTTTAAGTATACATGGCCGCACGCGCGTGCAAATGTATAAAGGGGAGGCCGACTGGAGCCTGATCGCAGAGGTTAAGAACAACCCGCGCATGCACATCCCGATCTTCGGCAACGGCGACATTGATTCTCCGCAGAAAGCACTGGAATACAGCAACAAGTACGGCGTGGATGGCATTATGATCGGCCGCGCCAGCATCGGCTACCCGTGGATCTTCAACGAAATCAAGCATTACATGAACACCGGTGAGATACTGCCGGGGCCGACACTGGAGGAGCGCGTGGAAGTATGCCGCCAGCACTTTACGCACTCGCTGGAATGGAAGGGTGACAAGTTGGGCATCTTTGAGATGCGCCGTCACTACACTAACTACTTCCGTGGCCTTCCACACTTCAAGCCGCTGCGCATGAAACTGGTGCAGTCTGAAGACATTCAGGAGATCTACGACACGCTGGACGAGATCGCCCAAACCATGAGCTATGTGGAGAGTTAA
- a CDS encoding CPBP family intramembrane glutamic endopeptidase, which yields MKGFISKDLYPSWVLLLLIVYMAGGYFVAMFAVGLLANWIFGISLFELANVATNPADHPQGPDVMLLLQGVLQFIAFIIAPAILLLSLNYRLGDYLNWKVRSPWLLVLLSGLLIIAIMPANSVIINWNANMGFPDFMSGFEQWAREQEEQLAELTKLITQFSSVPELLIGLVVFAAIPAVGEELVFRGIAQRQIFRWSGNIHVAIWVTGIIFAAIHVQFFGFLPRAILGALFGYLYFWSGRIIVPIVAHFVNNGFTVFMLYLQQTRTIDADIESTEAMPWYLIALSVLISAAILYFLYQSFIRLPLREESMAETREIEDRA from the coding sequence ATGAAAGGTTTCATCTCGAAAGATCTGTACCCAAGTTGGGTATTGTTACTGCTGATAGTATACATGGCTGGCGGTTACTTTGTGGCGATGTTTGCCGTGGGTTTGCTGGCAAATTGGATCTTTGGGATTAGTCTTTTTGAGCTGGCAAATGTGGCCACTAACCCGGCCGATCATCCGCAAGGACCGGATGTAATGCTGCTCTTGCAGGGCGTGCTGCAATTCATTGCCTTTATTATCGCACCTGCTATCCTTTTGCTTTCCCTCAACTATAGGCTAGGCGATTATTTGAATTGGAAGGTGCGGTCTCCCTGGCTACTGGTGCTGCTGAGCGGCCTGCTGATTATTGCTATCATGCCCGCTAACTCTGTTATCATCAACTGGAACGCCAACATGGGCTTTCCTGACTTTATGAGTGGCTTTGAGCAATGGGCACGGGAACAGGAAGAGCAGTTGGCAGAGCTTACTAAGCTCATTACTCAATTTAGCTCTGTGCCTGAGTTACTGATAGGTCTGGTGGTGTTTGCGGCTATACCTGCTGTAGGGGAGGAGCTGGTGTTCAGAGGTATTGCACAGCGGCAAATCTTCCGCTGGTCTGGTAACATACATGTGGCCATTTGGGTAACAGGTATCATCTTCGCCGCCATCCACGTGCAGTTCTTTGGCTTTTTGCCACGGGCTATACTTGGAGCACTGTTTGGTTATTTATACTTTTGGTCGGGCCGCATTATTGTGCCGATTGTGGCGCACTTTGTAAACAACGGGTTTACGGTTTTTATGCTATACTTGCAGCAAACGCGCACCATTGATGCGGATATTGAGAGCACAGAGGCAATGCCGTGGTACCTTATAGCGTTGTCGGTTTTGATAAGTGCCGCTATTCTGTACTTTCTGTACCAGTCTTTTATCCGCCTGCCACTGCGCGAAGAAAGTATGGCTGAGACCCGCGAAATAGAAGACCGGGCATAA
- a CDS encoding phosphatidate cytidylyltransferase, producing MSKKLSTLSNLNQRIIVGVLGAALFVGSIWYSEWTYYLLFLGLTLLGISEFYTLVGVQGMRPNKPLGLMLGGVFFTSVFLVQKDSAPGELLYLSLPLLFLVFIAEMYRKKPQPFTNIAFTITGAAYVAGPFGLLHLLGYLGGEYSWQPILGLMLLIWASDTGAYIAGKNFGKHKLFERVSPGKTWEGWIGGTILAVLVGYGMSFVFMDLEVYQWIGMAVLVAIFGVLGDLSESMLKRSLGVKDSGTLLPGHGGLLDRFDSLLMAIPFIVAFLQIF from the coding sequence ATGAGTAAAAAATTATCAACCCTCAGTAATCTAAACCAACGAATCATAGTAGGGGTGCTGGGCGCCGCGTTGTTTGTAGGGAGTATCTGGTATAGCGAGTGGACCTATTATCTGTTGTTTCTGGGGCTTACCCTGCTAGGCATCTCTGAGTTTTATACTTTGGTAGGAGTGCAGGGTATGAGGCCTAATAAGCCACTGGGGCTTATGCTTGGCGGTGTGTTCTTTACGTCTGTATTTCTGGTGCAGAAAGACTCTGCTCCCGGAGAGTTATTGTACCTCTCTTTACCGTTGCTGTTTCTGGTATTTATCGCTGAAATGTACCGCAAGAAGCCGCAACCTTTCACCAACATTGCTTTCACTATAACCGGTGCGGCCTATGTGGCTGGCCCGTTTGGGCTGTTGCACCTGCTGGGATACCTGGGCGGCGAGTACAGCTGGCAGCCTATACTTGGCCTGATGCTGCTTATTTGGGCATCAGATACCGGTGCATATATAGCAGGTAAGAACTTTGGTAAACATAAACTGTTCGAGCGCGTATCGCCTGGCAAGACCTGGGAAGGTTGGATTGGCGGTACCATATTGGCTGTGCTGGTTGGCTACGGTATGTCCTTCGTGTTTATGGACCTAGAGGTGTACCAATGGATAGGCATGGCGGTATTGGTAGCCATTTTCGGGGTTCTTGGAGACCTTTCGGAGTCTATGCTTAAGCGCAGCCTTGGCGTAAAAGACTCAGGCACACTGTTGCCAGGCCACGGTGGCCTTCTCGATCGTTTCGACAGCCTCTTAATGGCTATTCCATTCATTGTTGCCTTCCTCCAGATCTTCTAA
- a CDS encoding Glu/Leu/Phe/Val family dehydrogenase: MLYKEPAPIKDRENPFESMMSRFNIAAEVLGLDEEVYNVLKSPTRQVIVNVPVTMDDGKVRVFEGFRVIHSNILGPSKGGIRYAPDVFLDEVKALAAWMTWKCAVVDIPYGGAKGGIICDPYSMSAGEIERLTRAYTSSLVDIFGPDRDIPAPDMGTGPREMAWLMDEYSKTKGSTEHAVVTGKPLVLGGSLGRVEATGRGVMVSAMAAMDKLGMDPNKSTAVVQGFGNVGAWAAKLMAERGVKILGVSDVSGAYWNDNGIDIEEAIEYKNAHNGRLEGYKGAEQMDPGELLTTKVDVLVPAAVEDVITIHNVNKIQARLIVEGANGPTSYKADNIINEKGIMVVPDILANSGGVTVSYFEWVQNRMGFKWTLDRVNERAERIMNEAFERVYAASQKYNVPMRIAAYIVAIDKVAMTYKYRGGF; this comes from the coding sequence ATGTTATATAAAGAGCCAGCACCGATCAAGGATAGGGAAAATCCTTTCGAGTCGATGATGTCGCGCTTCAACATTGCAGCTGAGGTGCTAGGGTTGGATGAGGAGGTGTACAACGTTCTTAAGTCTCCTACGCGTCAGGTAATAGTGAATGTGCCTGTTACGATGGATGATGGCAAGGTGCGTGTGTTCGAAGGCTTCCGTGTAATTCACTCTAACATTCTGGGCCCATCAAAAGGCGGTATCCGTTATGCCCCGGATGTGTTTCTGGATGAAGTGAAAGCACTTGCTGCCTGGATGACCTGGAAGTGTGCTGTAGTTGACATTCCTTATGGTGGAGCAAAAGGTGGTATAATCTGTGATCCATACTCTATGTCTGCTGGCGAAATTGAACGCTTAACCAGAGCTTATACCTCTTCTTTGGTAGATATCTTTGGCCCTGACCGAGACATTCCAGCTCCGGATATGGGTACTGGCCCGCGTGAGATGGCTTGGCTGATGGACGAATACTCTAAAACAAAAGGCTCTACCGAACACGCTGTAGTAACAGGTAAACCGCTGGTATTAGGTGGTTCGCTTGGCCGTGTAGAGGCTACTGGCCGTGGTGTAATGGTGTCGGCAATGGCTGCGATGGATAAACTGGGTATGGATCCTAATAAATCAACAGCTGTGGTACAGGGCTTCGGTAACGTAGGTGCCTGGGCAGCTAAGCTGATGGCTGAGCGTGGCGTTAAAATACTTGGTGTTAGTGATGTGAGCGGTGCTTACTGGAATGACAACGGTATTGATATTGAGGAGGCTATTGAGTATAAAAATGCACACAACGGCCGTCTTGAGGGCTACAAAGGTGCAGAGCAAATGGATCCGGGCGAACTGCTTACTACTAAAGTGGACGTGCTGGTACCGGCCGCTGTGGAAGACGTTATCACGATCCACAATGTAAACAAGATCCAGGCCCGCCTGATTGTAGAAGGTGCCAACGGTCCAACCTCTTATAAGGCTGACAATATCATCAACGAGAAAGGTATTATGGTAGTGCCGGATATTCTCGCTAACTCTGGAGGTGTTACCGTGTCATACTTCGAGTGGGTGCAAAACCGCATGGGCTTTAAATGGACACTGGACCGCGTAAATGAGCGTGCCGAGCGCATTATGAACGAGGCCTTTGAGCGTGTGTATGCAGCATCGCAGAAGTATAATGTGCCAATGCGTATTGCAGCCTACATTGTAGCAATCGATAAAGTTGCCATGACATACAAATATCGCGGGGGCTTCTAG
- a CDS encoding phosphatidylserine decarboxylase family protein, translated as MKIHKEGRKILFFTLLILVVLNLLLYNFNAENGTFNKVFSAVSAVLFLLILQFFRSPYRTLLLHDDLIIAPADGKVVVIEEVEEPEYFKDKRKQISIFMSPINVHITRNPVSGIVKYFKYHPGNYFVAWHPKSSTQNERTTVVVESTAGPEVLFRQIAGAMARRIVWYVNEGDEVSQGEEFGFIKFGSRVDIFVPLDTEIKAELGQKTKGGQTVIAQLKTPPPTIFG; from the coding sequence ATGAAAATTCACAAGGAAGGACGGAAAATATTATTTTTTACATTGTTGATTTTGGTAGTGCTTAACCTGTTGCTCTACAACTTCAACGCAGAGAATGGTACCTTTAATAAAGTTTTTTCCGCCGTTTCAGCCGTTCTTTTCCTGTTAATCCTGCAGTTCTTCCGAAGCCCTTATCGTACTTTGCTGCTGCATGATGACTTGATTATTGCCCCGGCCGATGGCAAAGTGGTAGTAATTGAAGAGGTGGAGGAGCCGGAGTATTTCAAAGATAAGCGTAAGCAGATTTCTATTTTCATGTCGCCGATCAATGTGCACATCACGCGCAACCCTGTATCCGGCATCGTAAAATATTTTAAGTATCACCCGGGGAACTACTTTGTAGCTTGGCACCCAAAATCAAGCACGCAGAATGAGCGTACTACCGTAGTGGTGGAATCTACGGCAGGGCCGGAAGTGCTTTTTCGCCAGATTGCCGGAGCTATGGCACGCCGTATTGTATGGTATGTGAATGAGGGCGACGAGGTGAGCCAGGGAGAAGAATTCGGCTTTATCAAATTCGGTTCTCGTGTAGACATCTTTGTGCCACTTGACACAGAAATCAAAGCCGAGTTGGGTCAGAAAACTAAAGGTGGCCAAACAGTAATCGCCCAGTTGAAGACGCCACCACCAACTATCTTTGGGTAA
- a CDS encoding GAF domain-containing protein yields MAESLIVDANLSKEEKYKALLPQIEALTTGETDLIANISNMVAALRQGMGFFWVGVYFNKEEQLVLGPFQGPVACTRIAYHKGVCGACYTQQKTILVPDVEAFPGHIACSSDSKSEIVLPAIKDGEVKLVLDVDSDKLNDFDAVDQKYLEQLMKLVESWY; encoded by the coding sequence ATGGCCGAGTCTCTTATAGTAGATGCTAACTTAAGCAAAGAGGAAAAGTATAAAGCGCTGCTTCCGCAAATAGAAGCATTAACTACAGGCGAAACTGATCTTATAGCCAACATCTCTAATATGGTAGCTGCTCTGCGCCAGGGCATGGGCTTCTTTTGGGTAGGCGTGTACTTCAATAAGGAAGAACAGCTGGTACTGGGGCCATTCCAAGGACCTGTTGCCTGCACACGCATAGCTTACCACAAAGGAGTTTGCGGTGCCTGCTATACTCAGCAGAAAACTATCTTAGTTCCTGATGTGGAGGCTTTTCCTGGTCATATTGCCTGCAGCAGCGACTCTAAGTCAGAAATTGTGTTGCCAGCCATAAAAGATGGCGAGGTAAAACTGGTGCTAGATGTCGACAGCGACAAGCTCAACGACTTTGATGCAGTAGACCAAAAGTATCTGGAGCAACTGATGAAACTCGTAGAAAGCTGGTACTAA
- the ribD gene encoding bifunctional diaminohydroxyphosphoribosylaminopyrimidine deaminase/5-amino-6-(5-phosphoribosylamino)uracil reductase RibD, giving the protein MSDERCMQRALELARLGNGCTSPNPMVGCVVVHDGQIIGEGWHKQHGGPHAEVNAIASVEDKSLLPKSRVYVTLEPCSHYGKTPPCADLLISHGVKDVVICNTDPNPLVAGRGIKKLFEAGTQVKVGVLEEEGLELNRRFFTFHSRKRPYLTLKWAETADGFIAAANYQQEQISGVLAQRLVHKWRSEEQAIMVGSRTALYDNPRLNTRLWHGSSPLRIVIDKNLLLPPHLHLFDGSQPTVVYTYKEQESRENVHFVQLREDEPMLPQIMQELHQRNVLSVMVEGGTFLLESLLQANLWDEALVFKSLHKTIPAGVKAPGMAFGKLSSIQTIGLDQLLHYHNR; this is encoded by the coding sequence ATGTCCGACGAAAGATGTATGCAACGCGCCCTGGAGCTGGCTCGCCTAGGCAATGGCTGCACCAGCCCCAATCCAATGGTAGGTTGTGTGGTGGTGCACGACGGGCAGATTATTGGTGAAGGCTGGCATAAACAGCATGGCGGCCCGCATGCCGAGGTGAACGCTATTGCCTCAGTAGAGGATAAAAGTTTGTTACCTAAGAGCCGCGTATATGTAACACTGGAACCGTGCTCGCACTATGGCAAAACCCCTCCCTGTGCCGATTTGCTTATTAGCCATGGTGTAAAGGATGTAGTTATCTGCAATACTGACCCTAACCCACTGGTAGCGGGCCGTGGCATCAAAAAGCTATTTGAGGCGGGAACACAGGTAAAGGTAGGCGTTCTGGAGGAAGAAGGACTTGAACTAAACAGACGTTTCTTTACTTTCCACAGCCGAAAGCGCCCCTATCTTACGCTTAAATGGGCCGAGACAGCAGACGGTTTTATCGCTGCAGCCAACTACCAACAAGAGCAGATCAGTGGAGTGCTGGCACAAAGGCTGGTGCATAAATGGCGATCTGAAGAGCAGGCAATTATGGTTGGCAGTCGTACTGCCCTCTACGATAACCCTCGCCTGAACACGCGCCTCTGGCATGGCTCTAGCCCGCTTCGCATTGTGATAGACAAAAACCTGCTCCTCCCCCCTCACCTTCACCTTTTTGACGGAAGCCAGCCTACGGTGGTTTATACTTACAAAGAGCAGGAGAGCCGCGAAAATGTACACTTTGTGCAACTGAGGGAGGATGAACCCATGCTACCGCAGATCATGCAGGAGCTGCACCAGCGCAATGTGCTGTCGGTGATGGTAGAGGGTGGCACTTTTCTGCTGGAGAGCCTGCTGCAGGCTAACCTTTGGGACGAAGCTTTGGTCTTTAAAAGCCTGCACAAAACTATACCTGCCGGCGTGAAGGCTCCAGGTATGGCGTTCGGTAAATTGAGCAGCATTCAAACCATAGGCCTTGATCAGCTGTTGCACTACCATAACAGATAA
- the prmC gene encoding peptide chain release factor N(5)-glutamine methyltransferase, with protein MATIQQLQQIVRESIKGTHSEPEVASIAQLVLEHVLQKNRVQLSLSQQEEVAPEQVAQVEQMVQRLQKHEPVQYVLGVAHFYGLELQVDERVLIPRPETEELVDLVLREHKGQEGLQVLDICAGSGCIPLALAANLPRAQVYGLEVSEGALKVAKANAREYNLLVEWIQADIFEPVPRIAAESLDIITSNPPYVLEEEKMQMRQNVLQYEPHLALFVPDQDPLKYYKRITEVALQLLKKGGNLYFEINERYGQQVQELLNQAGFAEAEVVEDLFGKERIVKGIR; from the coding sequence GTGGCTACTATTCAACAGTTACAGCAAATCGTTCGGGAAAGTATAAAAGGTACACACTCAGAGCCAGAAGTAGCAAGTATAGCTCAACTGGTGCTGGAGCATGTACTGCAAAAGAACCGGGTGCAGCTATCGCTGTCGCAGCAGGAAGAGGTAGCTCCCGAGCAGGTGGCGCAGGTAGAACAGATGGTGCAGCGACTACAGAAGCATGAGCCGGTGCAGTATGTGTTGGGGGTGGCGCATTTCTATGGTCTGGAGCTACAGGTGGATGAACGTGTGCTAATACCAAGGCCCGAGACGGAGGAGTTAGTTGATTTGGTGCTGCGAGAGCATAAAGGGCAGGAGGGGCTACAAGTGCTGGATATTTGTGCAGGCAGTGGGTGCATTCCATTGGCCTTGGCAGCAAATTTGCCCCGTGCACAAGTATACGGCCTTGAGGTATCGGAAGGAGCATTGAAGGTAGCCAAAGCTAATGCCAGAGAGTATAACCTGCTAGTAGAGTGGATACAGGCGGATATTTTTGAGCCAGTGCCTCGTATAGCTGCTGAGTCCTTAGATATTATCACGAGTAATCCGCCCTATGTGCTTGAAGAGGAGAAGATGCAGATGCGGCAGAACGTACTGCAGTATGAACCCCACCTGGCGCTGTTCGTGCCTGACCAGGATCCGCTTAAATACTACAAAAGAATAACTGAGGTGGCGCTACAGCTTCTGAAAAAAGGTGGTAACTTATACTTTGAGATAAACGAGCGCTACGGCCAGCAGGTGCAAGAGCTTCTAAACCAAGCAGGCTTTGCAGAGGCGGAGGTAGTTGAGGATTTGTTTGGCAAGGAGCGCATCGTTAAGGGCATACGATAG
- a CDS encoding nucleotide sugar dehydrogenase produces the protein MYQEILNKEAKLAVIGLGYVGLPIALAFAKKVKVIGFDINSKRVELMRNNIDPSGELESSEFEGADIEFTDSLDVLREACFFIVAVPTPIDEHAQPDLKPLLSASTTVGKVLKKGDYVVFESTVYPGCTEEDCVPVLERESGLKFGEDFKVGYSPERINPGDKEHTLAKIVKVVSGSDPEAAEEIAQVYELVIDAGVHRASTIKVAEAAKVIENTQRDLNIALMNELSIIFDKMNINTYEVLEAAGTKWNFLRFSPGLVGGHCIGVDPYYLTYKAKALGYDAKVILSGRSTNDNMGAHIANKLVKMMIMRGKNVSQTKVLVMGATFKENVEDIRNSKVVDVIRELRSFNVNVEVVDPYASSEELQHEYGFGLVEEAGKDYDAVVVAVPHKPYLELDENYFKSIMNGSPILVDLKGIFRNKISEIEYKSL, from the coding sequence GTGTACCAGGAAATACTTAATAAAGAAGCCAAACTTGCAGTTATTGGCTTAGGCTACGTAGGATTGCCTATTGCATTAGCCTTTGCTAAGAAAGTAAAAGTAATCGGGTTTGATATAAACTCGAAGCGCGTAGAATTAATGCGCAACAACATTGACCCAAGTGGAGAGTTGGAGAGCAGCGAATTTGAGGGGGCAGACATAGAGTTTACTGATAGTCTTGATGTACTGCGCGAGGCCTGCTTCTTTATTGTGGCTGTTCCTACACCTATCGACGAGCATGCTCAGCCAGACCTAAAGCCACTTCTTTCTGCCTCTACTACTGTTGGTAAAGTGCTGAAGAAAGGTGACTATGTCGTGTTTGAATCGACAGTGTATCCTGGTTGCACGGAGGAAGACTGTGTACCAGTACTGGAGCGTGAGTCAGGGTTGAAGTTTGGTGAAGACTTCAAAGTAGGTTATTCACCGGAGCGTATAAACCCAGGTGATAAGGAGCATACTTTGGCAAAGATTGTGAAAGTTGTCTCTGGTAGCGATCCGGAGGCAGCCGAAGAAATTGCGCAAGTATATGAACTAGTGATTGATGCAGGTGTACACCGTGCTTCTACTATCAAAGTGGCTGAGGCTGCCAAAGTGATTGAGAACACACAGCGTGACCTTAACATTGCGCTCATGAACGAGTTGTCCATCATCTTTGATAAGATGAACATCAACACTTATGAGGTTTTGGAGGCTGCAGGCACTAAATGGAACTTCCTGCGTTTCTCTCCTGGTCTGGTGGGCGGCCACTGCATCGGTGTAGATCCATACTACCTGACTTACAAAGCCAAGGCATTAGGTTATGATGCCAAAGTTATCCTCAGCGGTCGCAGCACCAACGATAACATGGGCGCGCATATCGCCAACAAACTGGTGAAAATGATGATCATGCGCGGCAAGAATGTTTCTCAGACGAAGGTGCTGGTAATGGGAGCTACTTTCAAGGAAAACGTAGAAGATATTCGTAACTCTAAGGTAGTAGATGTGATTCGTGAGTTGAGGAGCTTCAATGTAAATGTTGAGGTAGTGGATCCCTACGCAAGCTCTGAAGAACTGCAGCACGAGTATGGTTTTGGTCTGGTGGAAGAGGCTGGTAAGGACTATGATGCTGTTGTGGTGGCTGTGCCGCACAAGCCGTACCTGGAACTGGATGAGAACTATTTCAAGTCAATCATGAACGGTAGTCCTATTCTTGTGGACCTGAAGGGCATCTTCCGCAACAAGATTTCTGAAATAGAATATAAGAGTTTATAA
- the galE gene encoding UDP-glucose 4-epimerase GalE, with product MANEKILVTGGAGYIGSHTVVELVEAGYEPVIIDNFSNSEESALEGIADILGRNVPCHRIDCTDVEALRQVFRQEQNIQGVIHFAAYKAVGESVSEPLKYYHNNVGSLVALLQVMDEFKVPSLVFSSSCTVYGIPDKLPVTEETPVQKANSPYGNTKKVCEEVLTDLASSGKSQLKSIALRYFNPIGAHPSAKIGELPLGVPNNLVPFITQTAAGIREQLTVFGDDYDTPDGTCVRDYIHVVDLAKAHVVAVERLLQGKADSIEFFNVGTGTGNTVLEAIKAFEKASGQKLNYKVGPRRAGDVPKIYADVTKATEVLGFKTTSTLEEAMKSAWDWQVSLQKVK from the coding sequence TTGGCAAACGAAAAGATATTGGTAACCGGAGGCGCAGGCTATATCGGCTCTCACACCGTGGTGGAGCTGGTGGAAGCAGGATACGAGCCTGTGATTATAGACAACTTCTCTAACTCAGAGGAGAGTGCACTTGAGGGAATTGCAGATATACTTGGTCGCAATGTACCTTGTCACCGCATCGATTGTACTGATGTTGAGGCGTTGCGGCAGGTGTTTAGACAGGAACAGAATATACAAGGTGTAATCCACTTTGCAGCTTATAAGGCTGTAGGGGAATCAGTGTCGGAGCCACTAAAGTACTACCACAATAATGTAGGCTCTCTTGTAGCGCTGCTGCAGGTGATGGATGAGTTTAAGGTGCCTAGCCTGGTGTTTTCATCATCCTGCACGGTGTATGGCATTCCGGATAAGTTGCCTGTAACGGAAGAGACGCCGGTGCAGAAAGCTAACTCTCCATATGGAAATACTAAAAAGGTATGTGAAGAGGTTCTTACTGATCTCGCTAGCAGCGGGAAAAGTCAGCTTAAATCCATTGCTCTGCGTTACTTTAACCCTATTGGAGCCCACCCCTCAGCAAAGATTGGAGAGTTGCCACTAGGGGTGCCAAATAACTTAGTGCCTTTTATTACACAAACAGCGGCAGGAATACGTGAGCAGCTTACAGTATTTGGGGATGACTATGATACACCGGATGGCACGTGTGTTCGGGACTACATTCATGTGGTAGATTTGGCAAAAGCACACGTGGTGGCAGTAGAGCGTTTGCTGCAGGGCAAAGCTGACAGCATTGAATTCTTTAATGTAGGCACAGGTACAGGTAATACTGTACTAGAGGCGATCAAAGCTTTTGAGAAGGCATCAGGGCAGAAGCTGAACTATAAAGTAGGTCCACGCCGTGCCGGTGATGTGCCTAAGATATACGCTGACGTGACCAAAGCGACAGAGGTGCTTGGTTTCAAAACCACCAGCACACTGGAAGAAGCGATGAAAAGCGCTTGGGATTGGCAAGTGTCTCTTCAGAAAGTAAAATAG